A genomic stretch from Candidatus Thermoplasmatota archaeon includes:
- a CDS encoding lipopolysaccharide biosynthesis protein: MSGDPVEAGPRPLNHGQQLAKDTFAYALARGLPAMVGLVILLAATRLLSREALGQYGLLVNVVLLVAAASSGWTQQAALRFYPAYERRGEAATFLAHHATAIAATLVVLVAIAGALYATAGGALGPYARLFGLAIAILVAVVAFYNVQFVLMARLASWSYSLMEIARGVLTLAFGLALLIYWRADVEALLVALLVALLLPLPFGAWKAGLLRPFGAARGSLDYTRAAFVYAFPLAGWFLGEQAFAAVDRLVIQYHRGAAEVGLFHAGYQALPELVTLSLAPLLMAAQPILVRAGETENREELESLIQRFTRYFLLITTPVAIGVAVAAPALSAVLLGAEFRDGHVVVPWIAAGFIGWNLGLFGNKRFEIERRTGVVFAILGTCVAANLVLAALLVPSHGFLGAAIASCIAFWLYPILVGIVPGSSIRWRFPWRTAANVAAAGGLAALAGLGAAGAFASAGHLAAGSAAIAAAFATFAAAVLLAGEVRRDEWGRARRSLAAVVRRPQT; encoded by the coding sequence GTGAGCGGGGACCCCGTCGAAGCCGGTCCGCGCCCGCTCAACCACGGGCAGCAGCTCGCGAAGGACACGTTCGCCTACGCGCTCGCGCGGGGTCTTCCCGCGATGGTCGGGCTCGTCATCCTCCTCGCGGCGACGCGTCTCCTCTCGCGCGAGGCGCTCGGGCAATATGGACTCCTCGTCAACGTCGTGCTCCTCGTCGCGGCCGCCTCGAGCGGCTGGACCCAGCAGGCGGCGCTGAGGTTCTATCCGGCTTACGAGCGACGCGGCGAGGCCGCGACCTTCCTTGCGCACCATGCGACCGCGATCGCGGCGACGCTCGTCGTGCTCGTCGCGATCGCCGGCGCTTTATACGCGACGGCCGGCGGCGCGCTCGGACCCTACGCGCGCCTCTTCGGCCTCGCGATTGCGATCCTCGTCGCGGTCGTCGCGTTCTACAATGTGCAGTTCGTCCTCATGGCGCGCCTCGCCTCCTGGTCGTACTCGCTCATGGAGATCGCGCGCGGCGTCCTCACGCTCGCGTTCGGCCTCGCTCTCCTGATCTACTGGCGCGCCGACGTCGAGGCCCTCCTCGTCGCCCTCCTCGTGGCGCTCCTCCTCCCCCTCCCCTTCGGGGCCTGGAAGGCCGGCCTCCTGAGGCCGTTCGGGGCGGCCCGAGGAAGCCTCGACTACACGCGGGCCGCCTTCGTCTACGCCTTCCCGCTCGCCGGGTGGTTCCTCGGCGAGCAGGCGTTCGCCGCGGTCGACCGTCTCGTGATCCAATATCATCGGGGCGCGGCCGAGGTCGGCCTCTTCCACGCCGGATACCAGGCCCTGCCCGAGCTCGTGACATTGTCGCTCGCGCCCCTCCTCATGGCCGCCCAGCCGATCCTCGTGAGGGCGGGGGAGACCGAGAACCGCGAAGAGCTCGAAAGCCTCATCCAGCGCTTCACGCGCTACTTCCTCCTGATCACGACGCCCGTCGCGATCGGCGTCGCCGTCGCGGCGCCGGCCCTCTCGGCGGTCCTCCTCGGCGCCGAGTTCCGCGACGGTCACGTCGTGGTGCCCTGGATCGCCGCGGGTTTCATCGGCTGGAACCTCGGGCTCTTCGGCAACAAGCGCTTCGAGATCGAGCGCCGCACGGGCGTCGTGTTCGCGATCCTCGGAACCTGCGTCGCGGCGAACCTCGTCCTTGCCGCGCTCCTCGTTCCCTCGCACGGCTTCCTCGGCGCCGCCATCGCCTCGTGCATCGCCTTCTGGCTCTATCCGATCCTCGTCGGCATCGTGCCCGGATCCTCGATCCGCTGGCGCTTTCCCTGGAGGACAGCCGCGAACGTCGCGGCCGCCGGGGGCCTTGCGGCCCTTGCCGGCCTGGGCGCGGCCGGCGCGTTCGCGAGCGCGGGCCACCTCGCGGCCGGATCGGCCGCGATCGCCGCGGCCTTTGCCACCTTCGCGGCCGCCGTGCTGCTTGCGGGCGAGGTGCGCCGCGACGAATGGGGCCGGGCCCGCCGCTCGCTCGCGGCCGTCGTCAGGAGGCCGCAGACGTGA